In Dermacentor variabilis isolate Ectoservices chromosome 1, ASM5094787v1, whole genome shotgun sequence, the genomic stretch ACtacccaataaagaaagcaagtaccttttttgCATGTTCTTATTTACTGTCAGTCtgcttgtacatttatttatttaggtatttattttttatgatttatttcttttgggaaatCTTTTACTTGGACACACTGAATACAACTGTCcgtattcaattttgttatgaCTCTATCATTGAATGTAGAGACTGTACTTCTAAATTTCACACCGGGAAATGCTCCGGAATCTCGGACACGACAATTAGGTCGAAGGGAGATGCGTACCGCCTGGCTTGGCGCTGCACGTCCTGTAGACGGCAGAAATTACGTGTGCAACCTAACAAATCTAGTGACGTTTCTGACGCGCAAGACGTGCGGCAGTTGTTAGTGACCATTAACGGAAAGCTTGACCAGCTGTTGCCACTCCGAGAGGTTGTTAAGGGCATTGAAGACACTTTACAATTTCTGAGCGAACAGTACGATGAACTGCAACAACGAACGGAGCGAAATGAAAATGAGATCAAGGATCTAAAACGCAGAACCGAAAGACTTGAGGGAAACGAGAGCGATGTCAATCAGCTTCACGCTGAAATTGACCAACTTGAATGGAGGAGCCGCCGCTTAAACCTGGAATTTCATGGGATTCAgcactctgaaaaagaaaacctgctCGAAAAGCTAAACGACGTAGCCGTGCAGCTCGAACTTCCGCAGCTCTCAGAAAATGACGTTGTTTCAGTTCACCGGCTGCcgtcaaagaaagaaaagataccGGGTATAATCTGTCGCTTCGCGAAACAAGCAGATAGGGACCACTGGTGGAAAAGCAGACAGAAGTTGCGTGAATCGAAAGACGATGTATTCCTGCTTGAAAATGTCACGAAAAGGACCCGCGACTTGCTCTTTCAGACAAAGATATGGGCGAAGCGAGCAAACTACAAATATGTGTGGCACAGCAACGGCCGCGTTCTTGTCCGAAAAACCGACGGGGAACGCGCAGTAGCTGTTTCTACCGAGAGGGATCTTGATAAACTCGCTTAAAAAGAGTTCTTGATAACGATGGCTTGTGCAAGTGGGGAGACTTACATATTGCCACAAGTATTCAGTCAGCATTTAGGCAAAACATTTCAGCAATCCTTTAAATGCTTTCATCTAAACATCCGCTCAGTTTCTAATAAGAAAAACGACCTCTCCTTGTTTTTTGAACAGCTAGGACAATCATTTGACACGATACTGTTAACAGAAACATGGTCAATGAACGATGCGGATATTTTCCGTATCCCAAATTATAGTACCTTCTACTTAAATCGGTCATACTCTCGAGGAGGCGGAGTTTGCATCCTGGTAAAGGAAGTATTCGATTGTGACTTACTGCCCGAACTTTCCGCAACAACAACTGACTATGAAATTCTAGCAATAAGAATGCATAACACCGTTATTATAGTGTGTTATCGCCCTCCCAATGGCAGCGTTAGCAAGTTTTTTGATAAATTAGAAGAAATCTTTGAGTTTGTTAATAAAAATCGGCTTGATTTAATTTTCGGAGGGGACATCAATATTAATATGATGAAAAACGATTCCCAAACTCTACAATTAGATATTTTACTGAAGGTGAATGGTTTGGTGAATGTAATAGACTTGCCCACTAGAATTACCGAATATTCATCATCTTTAATTGATATTTTTTTCACAAATATCATCCCTGAAAAAGTTAAAGCGGGTGTATTTGCCTATAACCTCAGTGACCACTTGCCTATATTTATTTGCGCCAAAGGGCACATTCGAGAGAAGGTAACGCAGCCAATGCACCAGATGCAAAAAATAACCCCGCGCAATTTGTCTATATTTCGGGAACAAATAGAAAATGCCTGTTGGGATGATGTATATAGATCCAACGAAGCAAATGGGGCCTATGAAAAATTTCTTCACATTGTAAAATCAATATACGAATCTAGCTTTCCCTCAGTGCGCGTTAAGCCAAGCAAAAAAATTCGGAAACCATGGATTAACTCTGAGCTTCTCGGACGAATCGCGCATAAAAATGTTCTCTATGGCAAGTTTATTTCAACTAAAGATATCGCATTATTCCGCCAGTTTAAAGTGTGCCGTAATCGCCTCGATAAAGATATAAAAAAGGCTaggcgagaatattttgcaaatttCTTTGCAGCAGCTGCTGGATGCTCCGAGATTATGTGGAAAAGGCTCAGCTCTGTATTAAGGCATCATCCGCCTATCAGTAAACTTCTTAAATTAAATATTAATGGTATAGAATTATCTGGGAAGCGGCTTGCATATACATTTAATACATATTTCGCAAGTGCAGGTAGTACGCCTATGCAACCAAATGATCTTAGTAATATTCCGGTTAATAGCAACactatttttcttaaacctgTAGATGAAAACGAAGTAATCCACATAATTAAAAATCTAAACAGCAGCAGTGCGAAAGATATTGACGGCTTACAGATAAAACCTTTAAAATACGTTGTCGATATCCTGGCTCCATGCATTGCACATATTTTCAACCTTTGTCTCAATCAAGCCATTTTTCCCAGTAAAATGCAAGAAGCACGCATTAGTGTCCTATATAAAAAAGGTGACAAAAATGACATGAGCAACTATCGGCCAATATCAATACTCCCTATGTTCTCGAAGGtacttgaaaaaataattttaaatcggCTTATGGATTTTGAGCAAAAACATAAACTTCTAAATGaatgccaatttggctttcgcAAAGGCCTCAGCACGGAGTGTGCCTTACTTGCTCAGAAAGAGTTAATTTCAAGGGCAATTGATGAGGGAAAACTGGTTCTGGGGTTGTTtgtagattttacaaaagcattTGATTGCGTCAATCATTCACTTCTTATTAGGAAACTCACACGTTATGGATACCGCGGGAAGGCTGCATCCCTCATCACATGTTATCTAGAACACCGCAAGCAAAGGGTCGGTATTGATGATGAACTCTCTAGTGCACTGCCCGTTTCTtgtggcgtaccacaaggcagtATTTTGGGCCCTTTCCTCTTtaatttatatattaatgatatcattAGTATCAGTATCAAGGCAAACTATATAATTTACGCCGATGATACTAGCATATTCCTGATAAGAAAGTCGGCGGATGAATTAGTTGAGGAAGCAAACATAATTCTTCAAAAATTGCATGAATGGACACGTAAAAATTGTCtcaaaataaacacaaacaaaacaaaaggaataatttttcgaagcaaaaataaaagcgtacTAATTAATACGCCTATATTGCTAAATTCAACTCCTATCAATATAGTTCCGTACTTTAAAACTTTAGGTGTTATCTTTCAAGAAAACTTATCTTGGGATATGCATGTAAATTCCTTGGCGACAAAATTATCTCAAATAATCGGGCTTGTTTACCGTAACCGTCATATACTgccaacaaaaataatgatgctAATTTTCAACACACTGTTTCTTTCTAGTCTAAACTACTGTCACTTAGTTTGGGCTACTACCACACAGGGAAATTTGGAAAAACTTTATGTACTGCAAAAAAAATTCCTACGAGTCGTAGAAAATGTTCCAAAATATGTTCATACACGTGAATTTTTTATAAAATACAATGTAATGCCAATTACCAGTATGTACGATTATCGACTCTGTAGAGcgtacaaacaagaaataaaaaatggagcCAGCTTTCTAAGAACACTAGCGGATTTAAAAATCAACATTAAGCATATGCGACAAGGTCCAGAGAGTTTTGGAAAGTAGAAACCCTCAGAACGACATACGGACAACAAACTATTCGTAACAACTTGCCAAGGCTACTGAATAAATTACACAACGAAACCACTGGATTGGAAAATACCTCTTTTAAAGCTCTGTATAGTTATTTCTGCCTGCACTAGATTGTTTCCCTGGCGTTCACAAATTTTTCCTTATCGAAAACAACTAGTCCCATTGTATAGCTTATATTCTtggtttttttcatttgtttagtttgtatgagaaatgttattgttacaccttgtgttatgattatatctttctcacccttgtgtttttttttttttttggacagttGCGATACCGTTGTGCCTATCATTGTTTTTATCCTTATTGGTTAGAGATGATTTTTACTATGACCTGTTAgagcacatctttcttttttcttcatttgcttcgcaTGGTTCGCGATGCTCAATATTGTGTAAAGGACATTTCTAAACAATGATGTACTACCTTTGTGCTCGCTAACGCCGCGCAAACGCCaatgcgggggcctgcggcttcgtcaagctgtccatgtggcagctttttctgcatgctcctcgcgtcatgtactgatgcaaataaacatcattgtcattgtcaagctgcaggaagtttgtactttgcaataatttttaagaagtttctgatgttctcaaactacaaatggttgtaGATTTACACAG encodes the following:
- the LOC142574821 gene encoding uncharacterized protein LOC142574821, which encodes MAVECLASRNWKSPDVEYLVVLAAGQSHASKATTAFFSTPHAEPATQKLDCTSKFHTGKCSGISDTTIRSKGDAYRLAWRCTSCRRQKLRVQPNKSSDVSDAQDVRQLLVTINGKLDQLLPLREVVKGIEDTLQFLSEQYDELQQRTERNENEIKDLKRRTERLEGNESDVNQLHAEIDQLEWRSRRLNLEFHGIQHSEKENLLEKLNDVAVQLELPQLSENDVVSVHRLPSKKEKIPGIICRFAKQADRDHWWKSRQKLRESKDDVFLLENVTKRTRDLLFQTKIWAKRANYKYVWHSNGRVLVRKTDGERAVAVSTERDLDKLA